Proteins encoded within one genomic window of Desulfurispira natronophila:
- the hisIE gene encoding bifunctional phosphoribosyl-AMP cyclohydrolase/phosphoribosyl-ATP diphosphatase HisIE: protein MALDYSKLKFDDKGLLTVITQDWRSGEVLMVAFADKEAVHKTLETGRVHYFSRSRQQLWLKGESSGAYQLVKEMRIDCDRDALLIKIEQLGGGACHTGERSCFFEIALPGPSSFDILERLDEVIQERKNADSTQSYVKTLLDKGDDASLKKIGEETLEYACAVKDGLRDRIISEAADVVFHMAVSMAGNNITLTDVKDELYRRFGTGGHIEKAQRPVE from the coding sequence ATGGCGCTAGATTATTCGAAGCTTAAATTTGATGATAAAGGACTGTTGACGGTTATCACCCAAGACTGGCGCAGTGGTGAGGTGCTCATGGTAGCATTTGCCGATAAAGAAGCTGTTCATAAAACTCTAGAAACTGGGAGGGTTCACTACTTCTCACGCTCTCGTCAACAGTTATGGCTCAAAGGAGAGTCCAGTGGGGCATATCAGCTGGTTAAGGAGATGCGGATAGACTGTGATCGCGATGCCCTGCTCATCAAAATTGAACAGCTGGGAGGTGGAGCCTGTCATACGGGAGAACGCTCATGTTTCTTCGAGATTGCGCTGCCAGGTCCCAGTAGTTTTGATATTTTGGAACGCCTTGATGAGGTAATCCAGGAACGCAAAAATGCTGATAGCACCCAATCCTATGTGAAAACTCTCTTGGATAAGGGTGATGATGCATCATTGAAAAAAATAGGAGAGGAGACGCTTGAGTATGCCTGTGCTGTAAAAGATGGCCTAAGAGATCGTATTATCTCGGAAGCCGCTGATGTGGTATTCCACATGGCGGTTTCCATGGCGGGCAATAATATTACGCTAACAGATGTTAAAGACGAGCTGTATCGACGTTTTGGAACTGGTGGGCATATAGAAAAAGCTCAGCGCCCGGTTGAATAA